From Streptomyces sp. TLI_105, the proteins below share one genomic window:
- a CDS encoding helix-turn-helix domain-containing protein → MLTTASVPDRDKVAYWNDAVSRTLVPMTVAPRGDGPFDGRIATDRLGYLQVSTVEADAKRVSRTPALIAGSSEELVAVGVQMSGTATFVQDGRRAEVGEGDLVVYDTTRPYSFDYPQRFATHVFQLPRRTLGVSDSDIRRVTGSAIGTEDGFGAMLLPFLAALASSSADGYPPAVANRLAGNVVDLLATLITERAHPGGADTDARSHLMLRVLDHINRNLGDPDLSPERIAREHRISVRYLHRLFEGEGTTVGRLIRQRRLEECGRELARRGRSSPTVSAVAQRWGFVNPAHFSRAFRAAYGVSPREWRSMRTLQDPRGADLPPYSG, encoded by the coding sequence GTGTTGACGACCGCCTCCGTGCCGGACCGGGACAAGGTCGCGTACTGGAACGACGCGGTGAGCAGGACGCTGGTGCCGATGACGGTCGCCCCCCGGGGAGACGGGCCGTTCGACGGCCGGATCGCCACCGACCGCCTCGGGTATCTCCAGGTCTCCACCGTGGAGGCCGACGCGAAGCGGGTCAGCCGCACCCCGGCGCTGATCGCCGGGTCGTCCGAGGAGCTCGTGGCGGTCGGCGTCCAGATGTCCGGCACGGCCACCTTCGTCCAGGACGGCCGGCGGGCCGAGGTGGGCGAGGGCGACCTGGTGGTGTACGACACGACCCGGCCGTACTCCTTCGACTATCCGCAGCGGTTCGCCACGCACGTCTTCCAGCTTCCGCGCCGCACGCTGGGCGTGTCGGACAGCGACATCCGGCGGGTCACCGGCAGCGCCATCGGCACCGAGGACGGCTTCGGCGCGATGCTGCTGCCGTTCCTGGCCGCCCTGGCCTCTTCCTCGGCCGACGGCTATCCTCCGGCGGTCGCGAACCGGTTGGCCGGCAACGTCGTCGACCTGCTCGCCACCCTGATCACGGAGCGGGCCCATCCGGGCGGCGCGGACACGGACGCGCGGAGCCATCTGATGCTGCGCGTCCTCGACCACATCAACCGGAACCTGGGCGACCCGGACCTGTCCCCGGAGCGCATCGCCCGGGAGCACCGGATCTCGGTCCGGTACCTGCACCGGCTGTTCGAGGGCGAGGGGACCACCGTCGGCCGGCTCATCCGGCAACGGCGCCTGGAGGAGTGCGGCCGCGAGCTGGCCCGCCGCGGCAGGAGCTCCCCCACCGTGTCCGCCGTGGCCCAGAGATGGGGCTTCGTCAACCCCGCCCATTTCAGCCGGGCCTTCCGCGCCGCCTACGGCGTCTCCCCGCGTGAGTGGCGCAGCATGCGCACCCTCCAGGACCCGCGAGGGGCTGACCTCCCGCCGTACAGCGGGTAA
- a CDS encoding alpha/beta hydrolase, which produces MTDFAPSSARHPVLDHPTRAFVARHACPPSAHEPDLAQARLGLARLQGEGTLDPLDEEATSTEWFAVPGGPTGHVRVQVVRPADSVGELPVVLFLHGLGWTLGDAGTHRRLVRAFALGTDAAVVFVEYERAPEARYPIAVEQCYAVARWIGERGGEIGLDGSRMAAVGESAGGNLVAALTLLAKERGGVRLLQQVLLCPVTDAGCDTPSYREFADGYFLGGETMRWFWDQYLPDVRERSRVTASPLRASLEQLAGLPPALVVTSEADVVRDEGEAYATKLRAAGVPVVSMRYHGTIHGFMVLDQLRDTDSARAALVQVLDTVHVALHRHRG; this is translated from the coding sequence GTGACCGACTTCGCCCCTTCGTCCGCTCGGCACCCGGTCCTCGACCACCCGACCCGGGCGTTCGTGGCCCGGCACGCCTGCCCGCCGTCGGCGCACGAGCCGGACCTGGCGCAGGCACGTCTGGGCCTCGCGCGTCTCCAGGGGGAGGGCACCCTCGATCCCCTCGACGAGGAGGCCACCTCGACGGAGTGGTTCGCGGTGCCGGGCGGGCCGACCGGTCACGTCCGGGTGCAGGTGGTCAGGCCCGCCGACAGCGTCGGCGAGCTCCCCGTCGTACTGTTCCTGCACGGGCTCGGCTGGACCCTGGGCGACGCCGGCACGCATCGGCGTCTGGTGCGCGCGTTCGCCCTCGGCACGGACGCGGCCGTGGTCTTCGTCGAGTACGAGCGCGCCCCCGAGGCCCGTTATCCGATCGCTGTCGAACAGTGCTACGCGGTCGCGCGGTGGATCGGTGAGCGGGGCGGCGAGATCGGCCTGGACGGCAGCCGGATGGCCGCCGTGGGCGAGTCGGCGGGCGGCAACCTGGTGGCGGCGCTGACCCTGCTCGCCAAGGAGCGCGGAGGGGTGCGGCTGCTGCAGCAGGTGCTGCTCTGTCCGGTCACCGACGCCGGCTGCGACACCCCCTCGTACCGGGAGTTCGCCGACGGCTACTTCCTCGGCGGCGAGACCATGCGCTGGTTCTGGGACCAGTACCTGCCCGACGTACGGGAGCGGAGCCGGGTCACCGCGTCACCGCTGAGGGCGTCCCTGGAGCAGCTCGCCGGACTCCCCCCTGCGCTGGTGGTCACCAGCGAGGCCGATGTGGTGCGCGACGAGGGCGAGGCGTACGCGACGAAGCTCCGGGCGGCCGGCGTGCCGGTGGTCTCCATGCGCTACCACGGGACGATCCACGGCTTCATGGTGCTCGACCAGCTGCGCGACACGGACTCGGCCCGCGCCGCGCTCGTCCAGGTCCTCGACACCGTGCACGTCGCCCTGCACCGGCACCGGGGCTGA